In the Bradyrhizobium guangzhouense genome, one interval contains:
- a CDS encoding ABC transporter permease — protein MASSETAPAASPRPRGVATFLRSQMRNIAPFLTLIFLSAFFAFASPSFATIDNLGNILTQVSVTGIIAVGLTFVILCAEIDLSIASIANVTGIAVAYFTLQESYVNIANIPLPGAIAIILSLLLCAALGLVNALGLTVIGIPSFIMTLAMMQIAAGISALLVRGQIAYKVPNLISTLGSGSIGGVPWIVIVAAIMLLAGHLVLTYTRFGRYVYMVGGNREAAEYSGLNVKLILGAVMIISAVCSGIGGMLGVAHFGSAQQNEFDTYLLDSIAAVVVGGTSLFGGRGGIGNTIVGLFVLGVLNNGLDHVNIDSFLKILIRGLILLAALVINVYAQRLREKTAE, from the coding sequence ATGGCGAGCAGTGAGACGGCACCAGCAGCAAGCCCGCGCCCGCGGGGCGTTGCGACCTTCCTGCGCTCGCAGATGCGCAACATCGCGCCGTTCCTGACGCTGATCTTCCTGTCCGCCTTCTTCGCCTTCGCCAGCCCCTCCTTCGCGACCATCGACAACCTCGGCAATATCCTGACGCAGGTGTCGGTCACGGGCATCATCGCCGTCGGCCTTACCTTCGTGATTCTCTGCGCCGAGATCGACCTCTCCATCGCCAGCATCGCCAACGTCACCGGCATCGCCGTCGCCTACTTCACGCTGCAGGAGTCCTACGTCAACATCGCCAACATCCCGCTGCCCGGCGCGATCGCGATCATCCTGTCGCTTCTGCTCTGCGCGGCTCTCGGCCTCGTCAATGCGCTGGGGCTGACGGTGATCGGCATCCCCTCCTTCATCATGACGCTCGCCATGATGCAGATCGCGGCCGGCATCTCGGCCCTGCTGGTACGCGGGCAGATCGCCTACAAGGTCCCGAACCTCATCAGCACGCTCGGCTCCGGCTCGATCGGCGGCGTCCCCTGGATCGTCATCGTCGCCGCCATCATGCTGCTCGCCGGGCACCTGGTGCTGACCTACACGCGCTTCGGCCGCTACGTCTACATGGTCGGCGGCAACCGCGAGGCGGCCGAATATTCCGGCCTCAACGTCAAGCTCATCCTGGGTGCCGTGATGATCATCTCCGCGGTCTGCTCCGGCATCGGCGGCATGCTCGGCGTTGCCCATTTCGGCAGCGCGCAGCAGAACGAGTTCGACACCTATCTGCTGGACTCCATCGCCGCCGTCGTCGTCGGCGGCACCAGCCTGTTCGGTGGCCGCGGCGGCATCGGCAACACCATCGTGGGACTGTTCGTGCTCGGCGTGCTCAACAACGGCCTCGACCACGTCAACATCGACAGCTTTCTGAAGATCCTGATCCGCGGCCTGATCCTGCTGGCGGCGCTGGTGATCAACGTCTATGCGCAGCGGCTGAGAGAAAAAACGGCGGAGTGA
- a CDS encoding sugar ABC transporter ATP-binding protein, with the protein MSEGRPILELQGITKSFGGVEALRGVDFALLPGEIHGLVGENGAGKSTLMKIIAGVHTEFSGRFLIDGQETHFRSARDAHAAGIAMVHQELSVAPDLTVAENVFLGNQPTNRLGLVQWRRMAREAGEQLARFGIDVDPMSRLGDLPIGLQQLIEIARVLFSGARIVILDEPTSALSPPEVERLFTTLRRLREEGTAIVFISHFIEDILRVSDTVTVFRNGRKVAETASTATTKGALIEAMIGRGGEALEHSYTDDLMLPRPSDSSVVLKVDQLSLARSLKDVSFEARAGEVLGIYGFMGCGQQELSRILFGKLKPDAGTLVVEGRPKTFASTAAARRAGVALVPESRRAMLFHQEPVYKNISISILDRISSLLLKPAQERVIAQRQVEQLQIRPPVVGLDLGMLSGGNQQKVALAKWLTYPPKLLVLCEPTRGMDVGAKNDVINIVRDLRARGLAIIVLSTEPETVLSLADRILVLKRGALVREFKNEPVSKDRLLEAA; encoded by the coding sequence ATGTCTGAGGGACGTCCCATCCTGGAACTGCAGGGCATCACGAAGAGCTTCGGCGGCGTCGAAGCGCTTCGTGGTGTCGACTTCGCGCTTCTCCCCGGCGAGATCCACGGTCTCGTCGGCGAGAACGGCGCAGGAAAAAGCACGCTGATGAAGATCATCGCCGGCGTGCACACCGAATTTTCCGGCCGCTTCCTGATCGACGGCCAGGAGACCCATTTCCGCTCGGCGCGCGACGCGCACGCCGCCGGCATCGCCATGGTGCATCAGGAGCTCTCGGTCGCGCCCGATCTCACGGTCGCGGAGAACGTCTTCCTCGGCAACCAGCCGACCAACCGCCTTGGCCTCGTGCAATGGCGGCGGATGGCGCGCGAGGCCGGCGAGCAGCTCGCCCGCTTCGGCATCGATGTCGATCCGATGTCGAGGCTCGGCGACCTGCCGATCGGGTTGCAGCAGCTGATCGAGATCGCCCGCGTGCTGTTTTCGGGCGCCCGCATCGTCATCCTGGACGAGCCGACCTCCGCTCTCTCGCCGCCCGAGGTCGAGCGGCTGTTTACGACGCTGCGGCGGCTGCGTGAGGAAGGCACCGCCATCGTCTTCATCTCGCATTTCATCGAGGACATTCTTCGCGTCTCCGACACGGTCACCGTCTTCCGCAACGGGCGGAAGGTCGCGGAGACGGCAAGCACCGCCACCACCAAGGGCGCGCTGATCGAGGCCATGATCGGTCGCGGCGGCGAAGCGCTCGAGCACAGCTACACCGACGATCTGATGCTGCCGAGACCGAGCGACAGCTCCGTCGTGCTGAAGGTCGACCAGCTGTCGCTGGCGCGCAGCCTCAAGGACGTCTCCTTCGAGGCCCGCGCCGGCGAGGTGCTCGGCATCTACGGCTTCATGGGCTGCGGCCAGCAGGAGCTGTCGCGCATCCTGTTCGGCAAGCTGAAGCCCGATGCCGGCACGCTTGTAGTCGAGGGCCGGCCGAAGACCTTCGCCAGCACGGCGGCGGCACGGCGCGCGGGCGTGGCGCTGGTGCCGGAGAGCCGGCGCGCCATGCTGTTTCACCAGGAGCCGGTCTACAAGAACATCTCGATCAGCATCCTCGATCGCATCTCGTCGCTATTGCTCAAGCCGGCACAGGAGCGCGTCATCGCCCAGCGCCAGGTCGAGCAACTGCAGATCAGGCCGCCGGTGGTCGGGCTCGATCTCGGCATGCTCTCCGGCGGCAACCAGCAGAAGGTCGCGCTGGCAAAATGGCTGACCTATCCGCCCAAGCTCCTGGTGCTGTGCGAGCCGACGCGCGGCATGGATGTCGGCGCCAAGAACGACGTCATCAACATCGTCCGCGACCTTCGCGCCAGGGGGCTCGCGATCATCGTACTGTCGACCGAGCCGGAAACGGTGTTGTCGCTGGCGGACCGCATCCTGGTGCTCAAGCGCGGCGCCCTGGTGCGGGAATTCAAGAACGAGCCGGTCAGCAAGGACCGCCTGCTGGAAGCGGCGTGA
- a CDS encoding sugar ABC transporter substrate-binding protein has product MSGTKDFSTTRRDLLQAAATAGAATAILGSMGINPALAAEMGRSEKPLKAAFSNAGLQATWCAQGKQAAEFWGKLFNVEVTWFDGQLDAVKQRAAIDNMASQKWDFVAIQAFGIGTLTQPVQKMIDAGTPVIDMDTLIAPLDQINVHSFLAPDNEFMGASVTQALCNAMGGKGKIIMTQGALGHTGAQGRAKGFNSVVKQFPGIEVLDTQPADWDVSKTARLWETYLTKYPQIDAAFFHNDDMALAAANIMKAHNRTNILIGGVDAMPPAIQAVSEGRMFATVRNPSCRIHGGAIVAGVAAVAGGEKSGQGIPKNVVTDGPVVTKANAAGMQWMEDHFLI; this is encoded by the coding sequence ATGTCCGGGACGAAAGATTTCTCGACGACGAGGCGCGATCTTCTTCAGGCGGCTGCGACCGCCGGCGCCGCGACTGCCATCCTCGGCAGCATGGGCATAAACCCAGCATTGGCAGCCGAAATGGGACGAAGCGAGAAGCCGCTGAAGGCGGCGTTCTCCAACGCGGGCCTCCAGGCGACCTGGTGCGCGCAGGGCAAGCAGGCCGCGGAATTCTGGGGCAAACTGTTCAATGTCGAAGTCACCTGGTTCGACGGTCAGCTCGATGCCGTGAAGCAACGCGCCGCGATCGACAACATGGCCTCGCAGAAATGGGATTTCGTCGCGATCCAGGCGTTCGGCATCGGCACGCTGACCCAGCCCGTGCAGAAGATGATCGACGCCGGCACGCCCGTCATCGACATGGATACACTGATTGCGCCGCTCGACCAGATCAACGTTCACTCCTTCCTCGCCCCCGACAACGAGTTCATGGGCGCCTCGGTGACGCAGGCGCTGTGCAATGCGATGGGCGGCAAGGGCAAGATCATCATGACGCAAGGAGCGCTCGGCCACACCGGCGCACAGGGTCGTGCCAAAGGCTTCAACTCGGTCGTGAAGCAATTCCCCGGGATCGAGGTGCTCGACACCCAGCCGGCCGATTGGGACGTCTCCAAGACCGCGCGGCTCTGGGAAACCTATCTGACCAAGTACCCGCAGATCGACGCGGCCTTCTTCCACAATGACGACATGGCGCTGGCGGCCGCCAACATCATGAAGGCGCACAACCGCACCAACATCCTGATCGGAGGTGTCGACGCGATGCCGCCGGCGATCCAGGCGGTGAGCGAGGGCCGGATGTTCGCAACCGTCCGCAATCCGTCCTGCCGCATCCACGGCGGCGCGATCGTCGCGGGTGTTGCGGCGGTTGCTGGCGGTGAGAAGAGCGGCCAGGGCATCCCCAAGAACGTCGTCACCGACGGCCCTGTTGTGACCAAGGCCAATGCCGCCGGCATGCAGTGGATGGAAGATCACTTCCTGATCTGA
- a CDS encoding globin produces the protein MDASPNPIERSFELAALRRTDLAPLVYRRLFDEHPETRTMFRTQGSEFVMGSMLALTIEAILDFAGERSGHFRLIACEAASHAAYGTPRELFIAFFGVIRDTLRELLDDAWSPNIAQAWDTFLVEIQDFAGSAA, from the coding sequence TTTGAGCTCGCAGCCTTGCGTCGCACGGACCTGGCTCCCCTCGTCTACCGACGGCTTTTCGATGAGCATCCTGAGACGCGGACAATGTTCCGCACACAGGGGAGCGAGTTCGTGATGGGATCGATGCTCGCGTTGACGATCGAGGCGATCCTCGATTTCGCAGGCGAGCGCAGTGGCCATTTCAGGCTGATCGCCTGCGAAGCCGCCTCGCATGCCGCCTATGGCACGCCGCGCGAGCTGTTCATCGCCTTCTTCGGCGTGATCCGGGATACGTTGCGCGAGCTGCTCGACGATGCATGGTCGCCGAACATTGCTCAAGCGTGGGACACCTTCCTCGTGGAGATCCAGGACTTCGCAGGCAGCGCAGCGTAA